The DNA window CCGTTCGCGTTCGTCTCGGTACCCGAGCATCGCATCCATCGTATTGACCGCCCGGTAGACCGCCGCACCGGTCAGTCCAAAGACCAGAAAGAAGAGAAGGGGGGCAATGATGCTGTCAACCAGATTCTCAGCCACCGATTCGTAGGCCGCCGAGAGAATATGCTCCCCGTCCAATGCTGCTGTGTTCCGGGAGACCAGCCGTTGCACCTCGTGCCGACCTGAACCAAGGTCAGACTCCACGGCCGTCACCACCGCGGCCGCATGCTCCTCCAGCGAGCGCCAGGCAAAACAGGACTTGAGCAGAAACGGACCCGCCACCAGGTAGAGCACAAGCGGAGCATAGTTCGAGAAGAGCCAGAACGGCAGGGCGAAGAGCGTGGCCGTCAACAGGGTGAGGAGGAGCCCGATACTTCGCTGTGCACGAACTGGCCAGCGTTCAGGCCGACTCCAGAGCCCGATGAACATGCCGAGGAGGGCGACAGGATGAAATCGGGAATGGGGATCCCCGATGACCCGGTCCACCAGCAGGGACCCTACCAGCACCAGAAGGGTTACCCCTGCCGGTGAGAGTACCATTGGACCAAAATCCCGGCAAAGATGAGGGCAAAAGCCGTGAAATTCAGCAGGTCTACCCGCACGTACCACCAGAACAGGTACATAAAGAGCCCGAGAATCGCAAAGATCTGCACCACGGGAGGGGTCGAGGTCTCAGGCGCCACGTAGACCGGATACTGGGTCCGCTGCCGCTCCGCCACCTCCTTCACCACCTTCGGCCGGATCACCTGCACCTCGATCGTGTCCCTAACCGTGCCATACCCGGTGACCACGTTGATCGAGAAGGTACCCGGATAGGCGTCCTCACGGATCGGGAGATCGAAGATCATCTCGTCGCGGACGAAGATGTTCTGGTGCGTGAACTCGGTGAACTGCCCGGCGTCCATGGCAGAAAACGAGAGATGAACCGGGGCGCCGTAGTTGATCAACCGGAAGGTGAGCGGTCGGCCCACTCCGATCTGGAGCGGATCGCGAGGGACCTCTAGCGAGTTGATCCTCTTCCGATTCAAGTAGATCTCATTGGCCTCCATCAAACTCACCCCTTATTCGGTCTTCTGCGGGAGCAGGTCCGGGATTCCGTCATGGATCGGATATCCAGCCCTGCAGGCTGCACAGAAGAGCGTACCCTCCCGAACCTCAGATTCATCCTCTTCGACCGCCTGCAGGGTAAGGTCACCCTTACAGATAGGGCAACAGAGGATCTCCATCATACTTCTTCTCATCTCGATCACTAGTCCTCTCTACCTTGTTCAACACCACCTTCAGAACTCATCGCGCAGATCGATGATCTGTGAGAGCTCGGGACCTGTCGAGATCAGCGTGATCGGCCGGTTGATATCATCTTCAGCCGCACGGAGAAAATCCAGGGCCTTAGGAGTCAGTTTCTCATAATCGGTCACACCGAAGCAAGCCTTGTCCACCTTGTCAATCCCTGTTATCGCGACCTGCGTACACCCATTGATCATCGCCGAGTACCGGGCCATCTTCCCATCCCAGCACCCAATCCGCCGTTCGCGGTGAGTGACCGTTCCAAACTCCTGGATCCCGAGTTCTCCTGATTGTTCGTGGGACATCTCGGTGGAGAAGGGTCCTTCTCCGACTCTGGTCGGGTATGCCTTGAAGACCACGACCACATCATCGATCCCAGTCGGCCCGACCCCGATATCTGCCGCGATCTGCGAGGCCGAAGTATCCTTGCTGGTCACATAGGGATAACTCCCATAATAGAGGGAGATCCCAAATCCCTGCGTTCCTTCGAGGAGAACAACCTCATCATTATCGATCGCCGTGTTTACCTCGACCGGAACATCGATCAGGTACTCCTTCAGTTCGGGCAGATCCTGTGCCAGCCTACCGACCCTCATCACTCGGTCAGCATTGGCCGGGCCGCAGCCTGTACCGGTGGACCCGATCTTCTGGGAGAGGTGGACGCTGGCCTTATCTGCTGCGATATGCTTCTCTTCGATGATTCCGCATCGCCGGTCGACGAAGATCCTTCCTTTCACACCCAGAACATCGACCTCCCGCGCCAGCACACGCGGGTCGACGAGCACCCCTGCGCCGATACAGAGGCGGGCATCGGGATAGACGAACCCTGAAGGGACCATCCGGACGCCGTACTCCTTCTCACCCACCTGAACAGTGTGGCCTGCATTTGGACCTACACCGCCCCGTGCGATGATTGTGGGCTCATCTGCATGGGCGATATGTGCGACAATCTTCCCCTTTCCTTCGTCTCCAAAGAATCCACCAACTATTACGGTACAGGTCATTATTCTATCATATACTGTGGGGTGATTCACCCTGATAAACATTTATTCTGATAAAACCTGGATCTAGCTCGAACCGAGGGGGAGCATTGATGGAAAAAAGGGGTGTGATCCATATCGGACCTGCTGGTGTGTTACTGTCAACAGCAGATCTGCAGGAGCAGATCTGCTGGTTCTGAATAAATGTTGAGCGGTTACTCTTCAGATGAAGCGGACTCAGCCTCTGCGGCCGCCCTCCTCTTTGCCTTCTTCTGTTCGCGCATTGCCTGCAATCGTGCCGTTCTGATCGCATCGTCATCGGCAGCCGCGGACTTCTTCACATAGAGAGTGCCATAGACGACTTGCCCCTTCTTCGTCCGGTGCCGCTCGCCGAGATCGCCCTGATAGAGCGAGAAGATCGCCTTCTGACCGTCGACCTCCCGCTCCACGTCCTCGACGTATTTAAAACCGGGCATCATCACATCGACGGTGCCGAAGACCGTGATCTCGCCTTCGACCATCTGGCCGCCGAGCCTGCTCTTCGCATTGCCCTTGACGATGATCGTGCCGCCCTCTGCATGGGTACCGACATGGATGTCCACATCGCCGCCGATGATGATCGTACCGCCATTCATGAATGTCCCGATATCGCTGCCTGCGTTGCCGCCTACGCGGATCAGACCGCCCTGCATCCCGCGCCAGTCGCCCCGGTATGCTGACCCGAGGTAATTGCCTGCGTTCCCTTCGATCAGCAGCTCGCCACCCTTCATTCCGGTGGCTGCGAAGGCGTCAACATTGCCCTTGACGGTCAATTTTCCACCCGCCATCCAGGCGCCGACATACATATCGGCATTCCCTTCAATCACCATCTCACCGGCTGACATCTTCATCCCCAGGTACTTGACCCTGGAGAAGTCACCCTTCAGCACGACCTTTGTCTCAGCCGCGGTGGGGCCGGCGTTGCCGGTGATCTCGAAGTACTTGCCGATGGTGAACTGCTCGGTCCCTTCATAGACATGAAGGGCTGCGATCTCAGCGGCACTCTTGCCTGCGAAACCGTCGGGAGTGATATGTTCAGCCTCGACGAAGAGTTTCGGCTGATCCTTGATTGTGACTGTAACTGTCTCCATACCACTCACCTCACTCTGTCGCATCGACCTCGAGCACATACGGGTTCGGGAGATAGTGGTGCCCGCTGACTTCGTAGTTGTTCTGGTTGACACTGTAGTATTTCAGGAATTTCTCCTCAACATCATGCATGACCTGCGGGTTGTCCCTGACTTTGGCGTTGACCCAGAGAGTCCGTTTGTTGCCATTAGAGATGACCTCGCCATTCTTGACCACATGGACACCGCACTTGAAGACATCATCCGCACAGGTGAACGCGGTCTCGATCTGGTCCGGCGTGAAGGGTGCTTCAGGGTTGAAGTTGTAGACGACAACGTCCGCGTCCATCCCTGGCTTTAACCCGCCGCACATCTCGGTCAGACCGAGTGCTTTCGCCGGCCCTGCCCGGGTCATCTGCGACAGTTCATAGAGCGTGATCTCACGGTCGATCTCTGCGAGGTTTGTGGCGTCGATTACCTTCTGGCTCCACTTGAACGTATCAAGCCGCTCCTGCCGGGCTTCCTGGCTCATCAACCACTTAAATATGCGGGGATACCGGGTGAACGGCCCTGCATTCGGGTGGTCAGTGGTGATAAAGGTCCGCATCGGGTCCTTGGCGAAGAGTGCCAGTTCAAGTCCGATGGCCCACTGGATACCGCAGACCTTGACATTCGGACTGTAAATGTACGGTACAATCCCTGCTGCAGTTTCAAGTTCGACGTCGACGTTCGCCCACTTCAGATGGTTCAATTCGGTCAGGTGGTGCTCGAACGGTCCGTCGGCGGTCATCGTCGTTGTCTCATCGAGGGTCACACACCCGAGGTCGATCGTCAGGTTCTTCTGAGCGTTCACGTAGTCCATCATCTCTTTGGCCTTGGACTCGAAATTCAGCCAGCTATCGCCACCATACGAGTGGAACTGGAGATGCGTGTGGTGCATCACCTGTTCACGGCCGAACTTGTTGTGGGTCTTATACCCCTCAGCGATCTTCAACGTGTCGAGCGTGGTCGTATAGTTTCCGGGGTTCCCGAGGTTGTTGGAGTGGACATGGATCGAGTGCGGGAGACCGAGGTACTCGTTCGCTTCGAGCAGCCCCTTCACGATCTGCGCTGGGGTAATGTCAAAGTATGGAACCGGATCATTGACAGAGAGACAGTTCAGTCCCCATGCCCATGCTTCAGTGCCACCCGGGTTCACAACCTTGACCGCGTACCCCTTGGCTGCACGGAGCAGCCAGGCAATGTACGCAGCCGCATTCTCGATCTCATTGTTCTTGAGGTACTCGAGCATGAACCAGTTGTTTCCAAAGACCGGAAAGGCACCCTGGTCAATGATCGGCGTGTCGCATATCTCCTCGTGCACATGACGTGCGTACAACGGGGGCATCGCAGCCTCCATCACCGTCGTATAGCCCATCTTTGCATAGGTATAGCCAGTCTTAAACGTGGTTGGAATCGAGAAACCACCACCCATCCGAGAGGTCGCAGTCTTGGGAGTACAGCCAAAGAGTTTATCTTCTGGACGGTAGTTTCTTCCTTCGTTCACCTTTGGTCCAGCCACGTGGGCATGAATCTCAACCGCACCGGCCATGACCGTCTTGCCGTTTGCGTCGATCTGCTCCGCCTTCGATGAGAGCTCGGACGTCTCGACGATCCTGCCGTCCTTTATTGCGATGTCAGCCTTGTCTCCTTTGACACCGCTCACTGCGTCAAAGACAAAGCCGTTCTTGATCAGGTATTCTGTCATGTATTTACGCACCCTTGATCTGGTTTACTCGGTCACGAACCCTTGTCAGAAATTCTGTGTCGGTCAACATCCCCTCCGGGGGCTCGACAACCTTGCGGGACTCGATCGGAACATTATCCATACGATAGCAGCACCCGCCAACCTCGACCCCAACAAAGGCCACCGGGACATGCAGTTTGCAGACATCAGTGGTCGGTGTGATGTGGGGATCGACCGCCACTGAGGGGAGTCTTGAAATCTTCTTCACCGAACTGATCGGGAAGTGTGCCCCGGGATCGCTGCCGATCACAAAGACCGCATCGACCTCATCCCTGCGGAGCAAGTCATTGGAGGTGGTCTCGCCGGGGTTGTACCGGGCGAATCCTCGTGAGAGGTCGGTGGCGAATGGAAATCCAAACTGCCAACCCATCACAGCGCCTGAACCGGTCACATTGTAGTGGCCACGCATGGCGATGATGCTGAACTTGGTGTACTCGTTCATGTCCTTGGTCAGCATGATAGCCATGTCGATGTTGTGGTTCTTGCCAATGGACTGAGTGACACCCATCCCGAAGAAGATGATCCCGAACCGGGCATCCTTCATCATGTTGGCTGCTTCAAGGATCTTCTCCCTGGAGATCCCTGCAACGACATCTGGAAGAGATTCTCCTCGGATGGCAACACGGAGTGCTGAGAGGAGTTCATAGTCTCTCCCCTGCTCGAGCTGGAGATGAACATCAGCCATCTTGGCGGTGTCGGTGTTCCTCGGGTCGACGACGATCATCTTTCTGGACTTCTGCCCCTTGCCCATGAACATCCCGCGCGGGAAGATCGAGTACCGCGACATGTGCCGTGGATGGGCGTGCGAGGGGTTGCATCCCCAGAAGATAACCGTATCGGCACGGTTCTTCACCTCACCAAGCGTGCAGCTCGGGATGCCGACATCCTGAATAGCCATCAGAGACGAGCCATGGCAGACGGTAGCCGTGTTGTCGAGGATGGCACCAACATTCTCGGCGACCTCATATCCCATCGACTGCGCCTCGCAACTTGTCGAAGACCAACCATACATCAGCGGCTTCTTAGCGCCGGCCAGCATCTGGGCCGTATACTCAACGGCTTCATCATAGGAGACCTCCTTATAGGTCCCATCCGCCTGCTGCATTCGCGGCCTGGTCACCCGGTCCTTGGACTGGGAGTGGAGGAACTTCTCTGCTCCGATGGCACAGGCATTGTAGACATCGATAATCTGCTTGCCGTCATCAGAGACTGATACCTCCAAGTCATCACAGAGTGTCCCACAGAACGGGCATATGACATCAGTTACTACTTTTGTCATACACATTCACCTCTACAAAGCCTCTGTACCAGTTCAATCGAGCCAAAAACCTGATCGTTCATCGCCACCTCGACGGTGACCGGGACACCCTTGAAGGTCGGCATGCCTGTCGAGTAGGTGTTGGGATCGATGATGGCGTTGGCCCATGGCCCCATCGGAATCCAGCCGAGCCCGGGGTGGGGACCCTGGGTGGCTTCGATCGCCTTCACCACAACAGTACCATAGGGGCTGGTCACACGTACGTTCGTGTTCCGCCATGCCCCAAGTTTCTTAAAATCTGATGGATCCATCTCGATGATACCGCAGGCGTCCCGGTAGGCTGACTTCTCCTTGCCGGCCTCCATTGAGACACCCTGCTGGATCGTTCGTCCGGATATCAGGTTTAGGTTGATCTTTGTCACTGAATCATCCCTCCTAGAATTATATTTTTTTGCTTGCTTTACTTCCGTGGTCTGCGGTCCGTGTTCAGCAAACCAGAGTTCGTGTTCATGAGTGGTATTGCCCTGAACCCATCAGGCATCTTCTGATGCAGAGGTACCCGTCACTCAGACCGATATCTACTTCAACCGACTCTTGACCATGAACATCCGTTTTACGATGATATATATCCACAGATTGGACATATGAATTCAGTAACCACTTCAGTCATACATCCTCACCTCTGCAGAGTTTCTGCACCAGTTCAATCGAGCCGAGAACCGGTTCTTTCATGGCGACTTCAACGGTGATGGGGACACCCTTGAAGGTCGGCATGCCTGTCGAGTAGGTG is part of the Methanosphaerula palustris E1-9c genome and encodes:
- the cbiB gene encoding adenosylcobinamide-phosphate synthase CbiB; the encoded protein is MVLSPAGVTLLVLVGSLLVDRVIGDPHSRFHPVALLGMFIGLWSRPERWPVRAQRSIGLLLTLLTATLFALPFWLFSNYAPLVLYLVAGPFLLKSCFAWRSLEEHAAAVVTAVESDLGSGRHEVQRLVSRNTAALDGEHILSAAYESVAENLVDSIIAPLLFFLVFGLTGAAVYRAVNTMDAMLGYRDERERLGWAPARLDDLLSYIPARVTGLLLLLIFTLQGRGWAAWQVFIRDRKKRPGFNGGIPMSLIAGGTGVLFEKPGVYRIGEAEGSLSKRGVLVILTVREATLLLVILAGCTLFLLRGLSYR
- a CDS encoding DUF7524 family protein produces the protein MEANEIYLNRKRINSLEVPRDPLQIGVGRPLTFRLINYGAPVHLSFSAMDAGQFTEFTHQNIFVRDEMIFDLPIREDAYPGTFSINVVTGYGTVRDTIEVQVIRPKVVKEVAERQRTQYPVYVAPETSTPPVVQIFAILGLFMYLFWWYVRVDLLNFTAFALIFAGILVQWYSHRQG
- a CDS encoding methytransferase partner Trm112, translated to MRRSMMEILCCPICKGDLTLQAVEEDESEVREGTLFCAACRAGYPIHDGIPDLLPQKTE
- a CDS encoding adenylosuccinate synthetase — translated: MTCTVIVGGFFGDEGKGKIVAHIAHADEPTIIARGGVGPNAGHTVQVGEKEYGVRMVPSGFVYPDARLCIGAGVLVDPRVLAREVDVLGVKGRIFVDRRCGIIEEKHIAADKASVHLSQKIGSTGTGCGPANADRVMRVGRLAQDLPELKEYLIDVPVEVNTAIDNDEVVLLEGTQGFGISLYYGSYPYVTSKDTSASQIAADIGVGPTGIDDVVVVFKAYPTRVGEGPFSTEMSHEQSGELGIQEFGTVTHRERRIGCWDGKMARYSAMINGCTQVAITGIDKVDKACFGVTDYEKLTPKALDFLRAAEDDINRPITLISTGPELSQIIDLRDEF
- a CDS encoding formylmethanofuran dehydrogenase subunit C; this encodes METVTVTIKDQPKLFVEAEHITPDGFAGKSAAEIAALHVYEGTEQFTIGKYFEITGNAGPTAAETKVVLKGDFSRVKYLGMKMSAGEMVIEGNADMYVGAWMAGGKLTVKGNVDAFAATGMKGGELLIEGNAGNYLGSAYRGDWRGMQGGLIRVGGNAGSDIGTFMNGGTIIIGGDVDIHVGTHAEGGTIIVKGNAKSRLGGQMVEGEITVFGTVDVMMPGFKYVEDVEREVDGQKAIFSLYQGDLGERHRTKKGQVVYGTLYVKKSAAADDDAIRTARLQAMREQKKAKRRAAAEAESASSEE
- a CDS encoding formylmethanofuran dehydrogenase subunit A; its protein translation is MTEYLIKNGFVFDAVSGVKGDKADIAIKDGRIVETSELSSKAEQIDANGKTVMAGAVEIHAHVAGPKVNEGRNYRPEDKLFGCTPKTATSRMGGGFSIPTTFKTGYTYAKMGYTTVMEAAMPPLYARHVHEEICDTPIIDQGAFPVFGNNWFMLEYLKNNEIENAAAYIAWLLRAAKGYAVKVVNPGGTEAWAWGLNCLSVNDPVPYFDITPAQIVKGLLEANEYLGLPHSIHVHSNNLGNPGNYTTTLDTLKIAEGYKTHNKFGREQVMHHTHLQFHSYGGDSWLNFESKAKEMMDYVNAQKNLTIDLGCVTLDETTTMTADGPFEHHLTELNHLKWANVDVELETAAGIVPYIYSPNVKVCGIQWAIGLELALFAKDPMRTFITTDHPNAGPFTRYPRIFKWLMSQEARQERLDTFKWSQKVIDATNLAEIDREITLYELSQMTRAGPAKALGLTEMCGGLKPGMDADVVVYNFNPEAPFTPDQIETAFTCADDVFKCGVHVVKNGEVISNGNKRTLWVNAKVRDNPQVMHDVEEKFLKYYSVNQNNYEVSGHHYLPNPYVLEVDATE
- a CDS encoding formylmethanofuran dehydrogenase subunit B, producing MTKVVTDVICPFCGTLCDDLEVSVSDDGKQIIDVYNACAIGAEKFLHSQSKDRVTRPRMQQADGTYKEVSYDEAVEYTAQMLAGAKKPLMYGWSSTSCEAQSMGYEVAENVGAILDNTATVCHGSSLMAIQDVGIPSCTLGEVKNRADTVIFWGCNPSHAHPRHMSRYSIFPRGMFMGKGQKSRKMIVVDPRNTDTAKMADVHLQLEQGRDYELLSALRVAIRGESLPDVVAGISREKILEAANMMKDARFGIIFFGMGVTQSIGKNHNIDMAIMLTKDMNEYTKFSIIAMRGHYNVTGSGAVMGWQFGFPFATDLSRGFARYNPGETTSNDLLRRDEVDAVFVIGSDPGAHFPISSVKKISRLPSVAVDPHITPTTDVCKLHVPVAFVGVEVGGCCYRMDNVPIESRKVVEPPEGMLTDTEFLTRVRDRVNQIKGA
- a CDS encoding molybdopterin dinucleotide binding domain-containing protein codes for the protein MTKINLNLISGRTIQQGVSMEAGKEKSAYRDACGIIEMDPSDFKKLGAWRNTNVRVTSPYGTVVVKAIEATQGPHPGLGWIPMGPWANAIIDPNTYSTGMPTFKGVPVTVEVAMNDQVFGSIELVQRLCRGECV